Proteins from a genomic interval of Rubinisphaera italica:
- a CDS encoding class I SAM-dependent methyltransferase — protein sequence MPTSSPSQNPEQIEELRFAFGKNWKQFLRILDGERLEKAEYSLKEFWPDQSQPLTFLDVGSGSGTFSLAARNLGAEVHSFDYDDDSVACTRALKARYFPDDPNWNVEQGSILDQQYLSSLGQFDIVYSWGVLHHTGQMWSALDNIIKMVKPGGLLVIALYNDQGWKSKFWKVVKQIYCSGLPGRWLMNAIFIPFFLIGFLVSDLIRLRNPLARYHSRHDARGMSVVTDIIDWIGGYPFEVATPEEVREFYSQRGFQLVQEKLTVGLGCNEFVFCREPRGDT from the coding sequence ATGCCGACAAGTTCTCCATCTCAGAATCCTGAACAGATCGAAGAACTTCGTTTTGCATTTGGGAAAAACTGGAAGCAATTCCTGCGGATTCTCGATGGGGAACGTCTGGAAAAGGCTGAGTATTCACTGAAAGAGTTCTGGCCTGATCAGTCGCAGCCACTCACATTTCTGGACGTCGGGTCTGGCAGCGGTACGTTCAGTCTGGCTGCCCGTAATCTCGGGGCAGAGGTGCATTCGTTTGATTACGATGACGATTCGGTCGCCTGCACGCGTGCGTTAAAAGCCAGATATTTTCCGGACGATCCCAACTGGAATGTGGAGCAGGGGTCCATTCTCGACCAGCAATATCTCAGTTCGCTGGGGCAGTTCGACATCGTTTATAGCTGGGGTGTCCTGCATCACACCGGTCAAATGTGGTCGGCTCTCGATAATATCATTAAGATGGTTAAACCGGGTGGCTTGCTGGTGATTGCCCTGTATAACGATCAAGGCTGGAAATCGAAGTTCTGGAAAGTCGTCAAGCAGATATATTGTAGCGGCTTACCGGGACGTTGGCTGATGAATGCGATATTCATCCCCTTTTTCCTGATTGGATTTCTGGTCAGCGATCTAATTCGACTCAGAAATCCTCTCGCCCGCTACCACTCCCGGCACGATGCCCGAGGAATGTCGGTCGTGACGGACATTATCGACTGGATTGGGGGATATCCATTTGAAGTGGCGACACCGGAAGAGGTCCGGGAATTCTACTCTCAACGGGGTTTCCAACTTGTGCAGGAGAAATTGACGGTTGGACTGGGGTGTAATGAGTTTGTCTTCTGCCGAGAACCGAGGGGAGATACTTAA
- a CDS encoding DUF1844 domain-containing protein yields MTNESPEEKPELVVDSDWKSQVEAENAAIDEKNRSEKNPSVEEEGQSQDIDPSQIPPPSFTLLVTMFSTQAMSALGLIPHPITGKREIQLALAKHYIDLLAVIDEKSKGNLDDNEDKLIETTLHELRMIYVQQSSTIA; encoded by the coding sequence ATGACAAACGAATCCCCCGAAGAAAAACCAGAACTGGTTGTCGATAGCGACTGGAAATCTCAGGTGGAAGCGGAAAACGCAGCGATCGATGAAAAAAACAGGAGTGAAAAGAACCCTTCGGTTGAAGAAGAGGGGCAATCTCAGGACATCGATCCTTCACAAATTCCCCCTCCAAGCTTCACACTGCTGGTCACAATGTTCTCGACACAGGCGATGTCGGCTCTGGGCTTGATCCCGCATCCGATTACCGGCAAACGCGAAATACAGCTGGCTCTGGCCAAGCATTACATCGATTTGCTCGCCGTGATCGACGAAAAGAGTAAGGGCAACTTGGACGACAACGAAGACAAGCTCATCGAAACAACATTGCACGAATTGCGTATGATCTACGTTCAGCAATCCAGTACGATTGCCTGA
- a CDS encoding right-handed parallel beta-helix repeat-containing protein, whose protein sequence is MSYSRLGMLLILFVLILPWMLSNPASSDPSESTTPGFIEIAAIPGSADDTERIQQAIDRGVGSIRFSKGTYRISKPIEIHLNRVGFTSLHGEGVARIVMTGPGPAVRWIGTHGGTAAPKTVKEEVWDRQRTPLMDALEIVGQHAEADGVEAHGTMQLTLSRMTIRKCRHAVHLIDRNRNVTLSECHIYENQGVGVFLDHLNLHQINIANCHISYNAGGGIVSRHSEIRNLQIGTCDIEGNMGDENAPPSANIEIDGSESSIGEVTIVGCTIQHSHVANDSANIRINGIGTLQKFTDELRHGHITIADNILSDVQTNIELINSRGVTITGNTIWKGYNRDLHMENCKDIVLANNAFDRNPRYHYGDGTEAKQGILIQSCQDCSLNGNLITGTQHKTAAVHLIECDRFNITNCSILEYGQCGLQLENVSRSRISDCLIDQQEQSEVTPSIRILNSNKNMLRDNLLGGSIEDPQNSSNAAGNEFLIMN, encoded by the coding sequence ATGTCTTATTCTCGTTTGGGAATGTTGTTGATTCTTTTTGTTTTGATCCTGCCCTGGATGCTCAGCAACCCAGCCAGTTCCGATCCTTCCGAATCGACGACCCCCGGCTTCATAGAAATTGCAGCGATACCCGGTTCAGCCGATGACACAGAACGAATTCAGCAGGCAATTGATCGCGGCGTCGGCTCGATTCGCTTTTCCAAAGGGACTTATCGAATTTCCAAGCCTATTGAAATTCATCTCAATCGAGTCGGTTTTACGTCACTTCATGGTGAGGGGGTCGCCAGAATTGTCATGACCGGTCCCGGTCCGGCTGTTCGCTGGATTGGAACTCATGGCGGGACAGCTGCTCCGAAGACCGTTAAGGAAGAAGTCTGGGATCGCCAGCGCACTCCATTGATGGACGCTCTGGAAATTGTCGGTCAGCACGCAGAAGCCGATGGGGTGGAAGCCCATGGAACCATGCAATTGACATTATCGCGAATGACGATTCGCAAATGCCGACATGCCGTGCATCTGATCGATCGCAATCGAAATGTGACACTCTCGGAGTGTCACATTTACGAAAATCAGGGAGTCGGCGTTTTTCTCGATCATTTGAACCTCCACCAGATCAACATCGCCAACTGCCACATCAGTTATAATGCGGGCGGGGGAATTGTCAGTCGACATTCAGAAATCCGAAATCTGCAAATCGGAACCTGCGATATTGAAGGCAACATGGGCGATGAAAATGCTCCACCTTCTGCCAATATCGAAATCGATGGCAGTGAAAGTTCCATTGGCGAAGTAACGATTGTCGGCTGCACGATCCAACATTCACATGTGGCGAATGACTCTGCCAACATCCGCATCAATGGAATCGGAACACTCCAGAAATTTACCGACGAACTCCGTCACGGACACATTACGATTGCCGACAATATCCTTTCGGATGTGCAAACCAATATCGAGCTGATCAACAGCCGTGGTGTCACGATTACCGGCAACACAATCTGGAAAGGGTACAACCGCGATTTGCACATGGAGAACTGCAAAGATATTGTGCTCGCCAATAACGCGTTCGATCGGAACCCAAGATATCATTATGGAGATGGGACAGAAGCAAAGCAGGGAATTCTCATTCAATCCTGTCAGGATTGCAGCCTGAATGGGAACCTGATAACCGGCACACAGCACAAGACGGCGGCCGTCCATCTGATTGAATGTGATCGTTTCAACATTACCAATTGCTCAATCCTGGAATACGGCCAGTGCGGACTCCAATTGGAAAATGTCTCCAGATCGCGAATCTCCGATTGCCTGATCGATCAGCAGGAACAATCGGAAGTCACGCCATCTATCCGTATTCTGAATAGCAATAAAAATATGCTTCGAGATAACCTGCTGGGTGGGTCAATTGAAGATCCCCAGAATTCTTCCAATGCTGCAGGAAATGAATTCCTGATTATGAATTAA
- a CDS encoding family 16 glycoside hydrolase yields the protein MKTLLFSTAVLVCCSSFVQAEPQAKPILSDQFERSEKNDAKEQVGNGWTTNSKSRAMGDKQVDLQDGTLVVKISPRADHAVTVVHQLDFADCYVKFRFQIADKHQLGFNFSDPELKTVHAGHIAGVKVTTNRLAVEDHKYGNFEIERYNRKKAGADKKEIAKEVALYNRAEKISITPDQWHEMVIVIEGDRITATVDGKQTISHQSPGFAHPTKRKIAFSVPKEAVIDDVTIWDVAKPNL from the coding sequence GTGAAGACTTTGCTTTTCTCAACTGCTGTTCTGGTTTGTTGTTCGTCATTTGTGCAAGCCGAGCCTCAAGCGAAGCCGATATTATCCGATCAATTTGAACGTTCGGAAAAGAATGATGCCAAAGAACAGGTTGGCAATGGCTGGACGACGAACAGCAAATCACGCGCGATGGGGGATAAGCAGGTCGACCTGCAGGATGGCACTCTGGTTGTGAAAATTTCGCCGCGAGCCGATCACGCGGTCACTGTTGTGCATCAACTCGACTTTGCAGACTGCTATGTCAAATTCCGCTTCCAGATTGCTGATAAGCATCAACTTGGATTCAACTTCAGCGACCCGGAATTGAAAACTGTCCATGCTGGTCACATAGCCGGGGTGAAGGTGACAACAAACCGGTTAGCGGTTGAGGATCACAAATATGGCAACTTTGAGATTGAGCGATACAATCGCAAAAAGGCAGGAGCCGATAAAAAGGAAATCGCCAAAGAGGTCGCACTTTATAATCGAGCCGAGAAAATTTCGATCACTCCCGATCAGTGGCATGAAATGGTGATTGTCATCGAAGGCGATCGCATTACTGCGACCGTCGATGGCAAACAAACCATTTCCCATCAGTCACCTGGCTTTGCCCATCCAACGAAACGAAAAATCGCTTTCAGTGTGCCTAAAGAAGCCGTGATTGATGACGTGACAATCTGGGATGTTGCGAAGCCTAACTTGTGA
- a CDS encoding alpha/beta hydrolase — protein MSHSDVTKTSFQVSADVGITLHARKWEPKLSEGERKFLIVTHGACEHGGRYNDLLERAARQGWTAIAIDLRGHGQSTGDYVHVQQFAEYSQDLLAVMNHVEAPPESTVLLGCSMGGLVSIRTLQNYWRDHNCCPCKGLVLLSPLLGIRHPIEMWKKIVARGLSATFPRTRFRSTIDLTLLSHDPEVVESKRSDPRIRGAVTARWFWEMRRAINDAFSDVDCIQVPTLLFQSGADYVVDPLASKVWGSLVNNSEATGASQKVQFRMLENWYHEILNEPQGAVVADAILKFGSSLLETRDSKLTLSELPAAHQVAS, from the coding sequence ATGAGCCACTCTGACGTGACAAAAACCAGTTTCCAGGTATCCGCAGATGTTGGAATTACCCTGCATGCTCGTAAATGGGAACCGAAACTGTCGGAAGGAGAAAGAAAATTTCTCATCGTCACTCACGGAGCCTGCGAGCACGGTGGTCGTTATAATGATCTGCTCGAACGAGCCGCCCGGCAAGGGTGGACTGCCATTGCAATCGATTTGCGAGGACATGGGCAATCGACGGGTGATTACGTACATGTCCAGCAATTTGCGGAATATTCTCAGGATTTACTGGCTGTCATGAATCATGTTGAGGCTCCCCCGGAATCAACCGTATTGCTGGGTTGCAGCATGGGGGGATTAGTTTCGATTCGAACACTGCAGAATTATTGGCGAGACCACAACTGCTGCCCATGTAAGGGTTTAGTATTGCTGTCTCCTTTGCTGGGGATTCGGCATCCGATTGAAATGTGGAAGAAAATCGTTGCCCGTGGATTGAGTGCCACTTTTCCGAGAACGCGTTTTCGCAGCACGATTGATTTGACATTGCTTTCGCACGATCCTGAAGTGGTCGAATCCAAAAGATCCGACCCGCGAATTCGAGGAGCGGTCACTGCCAGGTGGTTCTGGGAAATGCGTAGAGCGATCAATGACGCTTTCAGTGATGTGGATTGCATTCAGGTCCCTACGCTGTTGTTCCAGAGCGGGGCAGATTACGTGGTCGATCCTCTGGCCTCAAAAGTGTGGGGAAGTCTGGTGAATAACAGTGAGGCCACCGGGGCTTCACAAAAGGTCCAATTTCGAATGCTGGAAAACTGGTATCACGAGATCTTGAATGAACCACAAGGGGCAGTTGTCGCTGATGCGATTTTAAAATTTGGTTCAAGCCTTTTGGAGACCAGAGATTCCAAACTCACACTTTCTGAACTTCCTGCTGCCCATCAAGTGGCTTCCTGA
- a CDS encoding vWA domain-containing protein, translating into MMNKFDNVYLDHIKDAPAWAVSLAIHVVILMLMASITYVAQNPDRNLLLSSTIDEPLDNKFQFDVTVSDQLGTESNFDSLTASLAATQDPTKADVDPVQEKLQEELLEVEMPNTDLVSRPSDAELVESVEVAGQTEHTGGVEGAMDRLTLEIASSLNDKPTLVIWLFDASLSLDERREAIAKRFEIVYKQLGMFDEQKQHKIPLETAVVSYGESTNFITEKPVEDVKDLVKAIREIKSDVSGKEFVFDAVDKASFKWSSYKTKLRRNVMMIIVTDEKGDDVDHLEKTIAFNKRLGIPIYCVGNAAVFGRDKGYMPTTWTEGENTFTEDLPADQGPETIYPERLQLPFFGGDQRQYDRMSASYGPYALTRLCAETGGLYLVSTDVQNGPTFDPSIMRSYSPDYRPIRLVDLDLRQNNAKQSLLMAAQRSRVGDIPIPTLQFRADTDTILRQQLTEAQKPLAVLDYKLQELMSILENGVKDRDKLVEPRWRAGYDLAAGRVLAMRARALGYNEMCAEMKSVPKKFEEEGNNHWRLVPSAEISAGSTVKKFADKADEYLSRVITEHPGTPWEMLATREREQPLGWEWREFKREVSSMNGMNPDDPMLLLAEEEKKKKMAKQPPKPKNVPKL; encoded by the coding sequence ATGATGAACAAATTTGACAATGTCTATTTGGATCACATCAAGGATGCCCCCGCATGGGCGGTCAGTCTGGCAATTCATGTTGTCATTCTGATGCTGATGGCGAGTATCACTTATGTGGCTCAAAATCCAGACCGAAACTTGCTGCTCTCCAGCACGATCGATGAACCGCTCGACAACAAATTTCAGTTTGATGTCACGGTTTCCGATCAGTTGGGAACGGAGTCAAACTTCGATTCCCTGACGGCTTCCCTGGCCGCAACTCAGGATCCTACAAAAGCCGATGTCGATCCTGTTCAGGAAAAACTGCAGGAAGAATTACTCGAAGTCGAAATGCCAAATACCGATCTGGTCTCGCGTCCCAGTGATGCGGAACTGGTCGAATCTGTCGAAGTGGCAGGCCAAACCGAACATACGGGTGGTGTCGAAGGAGCAATGGATCGACTGACACTCGAAATTGCTTCTTCCCTGAACGACAAACCGACCCTGGTCATCTGGTTGTTCGATGCCTCACTTTCTCTAGATGAACGACGCGAAGCCATCGCGAAGAGATTTGAAATCGTCTACAAGCAACTCGGCATGTTCGATGAACAGAAACAGCATAAAATCCCGCTGGAAACTGCGGTCGTCAGCTACGGGGAATCGACCAATTTCATTACTGAAAAACCAGTCGAGGATGTTAAGGATCTCGTGAAAGCAATTCGCGAAATCAAATCCGATGTCAGTGGGAAAGAGTTTGTTTTTGATGCCGTCGACAAAGCCAGTTTCAAATGGTCGAGCTACAAAACAAAACTTCGCCGCAATGTGATGATGATCATCGTCACCGATGAAAAAGGGGATGATGTTGATCATCTTGAAAAAACAATCGCCTTCAATAAGCGATTAGGCATTCCCATTTATTGCGTCGGCAATGCTGCGGTTTTTGGTCGTGATAAAGGGTATATGCCGACCACCTGGACAGAAGGGGAAAATACTTTCACAGAAGACCTGCCTGCGGATCAAGGGCCGGAGACCATTTATCCCGAACGACTGCAACTTCCCTTCTTCGGTGGGGATCAACGTCAATACGATCGCATGTCGGCCAGTTACGGCCCGTATGCTCTGACACGTTTGTGCGCAGAAACTGGCGGATTGTATCTGGTTTCAACAGATGTACAGAATGGTCCGACCTTCGATCCCTCGATCATGCGAAGTTATTCTCCCGACTATCGACCGATTCGACTTGTTGATCTCGATTTGCGACAAAATAACGCTAAGCAGTCCCTCTTGATGGCCGCTCAGCGATCCCGCGTGGGTGACATTCCAATTCCCACACTTCAGTTCCGGGCTGATACCGATACGATTTTGCGTCAACAATTGACCGAAGCCCAGAAGCCACTGGCAGTCCTCGATTACAAACTGCAGGAATTGATGTCAATCCTCGAAAACGGCGTCAAAGATCGAGACAAACTTGTCGAACCGCGGTGGCGTGCTGGGTACGATCTGGCTGCTGGTCGTGTGCTGGCGATGCGTGCCCGAGCATTAGGTTACAACGAAATGTGTGCGGAAATGAAATCCGTTCCCAAGAAGTTCGAAGAGGAAGGAAACAATCACTGGCGACTCGTTCCTTCTGCTGAAATCTCAGCTGGTTCCACCGTGAAAAAGTTTGCCGACAAGGCTGATGAATATCTCAGCCGTGTGATCACAGAGCACCCAGGCACCCCATGGGAAATGCTCGCCACGCGAGAACGTGAACAACCTCTGGGTTGGGAATGGCGTGAATTCAAACGGGAAGTGTCATCAATGAATGGCATGAATCCCGATGACCCCATGCTACTACTGGCTGAAGAAGAAAAGAAAAAGAAGATGGCTAAGCAGCCTCCAAAACCAAAGAACGTACCAAAACTTTAG
- a CDS encoding vWA domain-containing protein, with amino-acid sequence MSKISSDSTALTMSVGVHVVILVLMALIKFTLLDDGSEVAVETVFTDEREQQEFTQELDINTEVSENLSVISGATISTASGGSSAPAVSQTKIEQSESLNEPEIQVNVASVTMPGANMLGTDLGESEIKGEAGAVVEGYGAAMSRLTQELIRLMRNDKVHVVWLFDESGSMKDDQKEIRDQFAKVYEELKIAQEQDEKLKSKASDETLLTTILSYGAGIHTHTANPTGNIPEIQKAIDNIPVDQTGEENLFQSIMAVCDKYGQLAFRAQRKLVLVVLSDEGGDDGGAVEEAISRVKRFKAPVYIMGREAIFGYPFARMRWTDPKFGLNFWIDVKRGPETAFVEALQYDGLHRRWDSFSSGFGCYEQVRLARESGGVYFMLPGDEENLVGRAAHLERKFEFLAMKEYQPLLLARRDYEQERSKSKFRAEIWNIINVLNPYQDDKLNIKEIWYPFTPDEFRPEALEHASRALRAFGIMNEAIRRLEEIQPLRAREDSQRWRAAYDLAYAQCLAFRVRLFQFMLAVDTQLKDFPKPKSPQSNKWNVVRTKKMKEPDADQIKRTKVDMDELNKQLEKAKEQFAFVNKQHPGTPWAQRANWELNNGFGFEFRDVFRDPRYDSMRDQIKVPNL; translated from the coding sequence ATGTCGAAAATATCCAGTGACTCGACCGCGTTGACAATGTCTGTCGGCGTTCATGTCGTCATTCTTGTCCTCATGGCCCTGATCAAATTCACATTGCTCGATGACGGCAGCGAGGTTGCTGTCGAAACCGTCTTTACTGACGAGCGGGAACAACAGGAGTTCACTCAGGAACTCGATATCAACACAGAGGTTTCCGAGAACCTTTCGGTGATCTCAGGCGCTACAATTTCAACGGCTTCTGGTGGATCCTCTGCACCGGCAGTCAGTCAAACAAAAATAGAACAATCTGAATCTCTCAACGAACCTGAAATTCAGGTCAATGTTGCCTCAGTCACCATGCCTGGTGCAAATATGCTCGGTACGGACTTAGGCGAGTCGGAAATCAAAGGAGAAGCCGGAGCCGTCGTTGAAGGTTATGGAGCAGCCATGAGCCGGTTAACTCAGGAGCTCATTCGACTGATGCGAAATGATAAAGTGCATGTCGTCTGGCTGTTCGATGAATCCGGCAGTATGAAAGATGATCAGAAAGAAATTCGCGATCAGTTTGCTAAAGTTTACGAGGAGCTGAAAATTGCTCAGGAACAGGATGAAAAACTCAAAAGTAAGGCTTCTGATGAAACATTACTGACGACAATTCTGAGCTATGGTGCAGGAATACATACTCATACAGCTAATCCAACAGGCAACATTCCTGAAATTCAAAAAGCGATTGACAATATCCCTGTAGATCAAACCGGCGAAGAGAATCTCTTCCAGTCAATCATGGCAGTCTGCGACAAATATGGCCAGCTGGCATTTCGAGCTCAGCGGAAACTTGTTCTGGTCGTTCTTTCCGATGAAGGGGGAGACGATGGTGGAGCAGTTGAAGAAGCGATTTCCCGCGTGAAGCGTTTCAAAGCCCCTGTTTATATTATGGGACGAGAGGCGATTTTCGGTTATCCTTTTGCACGGATGAGGTGGACCGATCCTAAATTCGGTCTCAATTTCTGGATTGATGTTAAACGAGGCCCCGAAACCGCGTTCGTGGAAGCACTGCAGTACGATGGTCTTCACCGACGCTGGGATTCATTCTCCAGTGGATTCGGCTGCTATGAGCAGGTTCGTCTGGCTCGGGAATCGGGTGGTGTTTACTTCATGCTTCCGGGCGATGAAGAAAATCTCGTTGGACGTGCTGCTCATCTGGAACGTAAATTTGAATTTCTGGCGATGAAGGAGTATCAACCACTCCTGCTTGCGCGTCGAGACTATGAGCAGGAGCGATCCAAGAGCAAGTTCCGCGCAGAAATCTGGAACATCATCAATGTGCTCAACCCATATCAGGATGACAAGCTCAACATCAAGGAAATCTGGTATCCATTTACTCCTGATGAATTCCGACCAGAGGCTTTGGAGCATGCCAGCCGTGCATTACGAGCATTCGGTATTATGAACGAAGCCATCCGTCGGCTTGAAGAGATTCAACCCCTGCGAGCTCGGGAAGATTCGCAGCGGTGGCGTGCCGCTTACGATTTGGCTTATGCCCAGTGCCTTGCGTTTCGTGTCCGCCTATTCCAGTTCATGTTGGCCGTCGACACTCAATTGAAAGACTTCCCCAAGCCGAAAAGTCCACAATCCAACAAATGGAATGTGGTGCGTACCAAGAAGATGAAGGAACCTGACGCGGATCAGATCAAGCGAACAAAAGTCGATATGGACGAGTTGAACAAACAGCTTGAAAAAGCGA